Genomic window (Oryza sativa Japonica Group chromosome 3, ASM3414082v1):
gtccacggctcaccccggggcgacggcggcgacggaggaggcggccggagcggagggaggcggcggcgcggctcgggtcgacggcgtcgacggcgttccggcggtcggcgaccgaaacggagaggtggacgaggtcggcgaggatgcggcgaacccgaaggaggcggtccggggcgacgacggcggcggaccggagcttggcggcgacagcggagagagagagcgacgtcgcgagctcgaatccggcgaggaggaagggcggcgagaggcggaaacggacggaggaggtgcggggagggtttaaatagggttggaagggggagagagcagccggaggggaaggaaaccggcgcgggaggtccggccgccatcaatggcgccgacgagatttgcgggggcaaatccgcccgtttgaacgcgagagagagagggaaaatagggggaaagggagaggggatcacggggagtaattcccccctattgattgcacgcggggacgacgggatgcgacggattcggcggcggcggcggcgctaggcgcgggggaggcggcgggagcggcgggaggtcggggatgacaggtgggccccacccgtcagcgagggtggcgggcgggcccgcccgttagcggcgcgcgcgcggggagaggccgagtgggccgcagggagaggagagagagggggagggagatgggccgaattcggcccattggagagaaggagggattttagggtttttctttttataaaacctttttaactttgtttatttcttaacaattattatttgtgctctgaaaattccactaaaatttatttacgtattttaggcttttaggaaatatacaaaaatcctctaagccttatttgacttttaaccttgcacattttaattgttggaggctttcacacggtttttaattattctaggcataatttagaggatgtattttagagtcgttttgggacgtgacaccaATTTCGGCTAGCACACGGCAAGTTGGTGACGCAGCGGCGCCTGTTCTTGGAGAATTTCACGCAGCATGCATCGAGGTATATTGGTTGGTGGGAATCGGCGTCGTGTCCGGCCTGTGcgcttttattcaccataatcacaccagtacaatatttggggtagcctatctaactgttgtcgacatggcggtctgaaggtctgactcataGTCGACAATAAGGTAGcattcctcctcgaatccgtgcttGGCGatatcagagatagcgcttttgtctctcctgacagtatccggagacaccgtagggtactaaccgtgcttatccctgaagtcgatatccggcggcgtgtcttggcgtatgtaagCTTCTATATTGTGGCTTCTATGTccattgtgttgggtgttgatcctcctccctctcctcctaggggagcttgtatttatacccataggtgtccccttgtccaagtagaactagggaaaccaatatggatacaatccgagtagtacttgtcgtttccatgtagaactttggttgtctttccttatccggaactcctcctatgtCCGAAGGTtgcttccgtataggacatggtatgtagtGGGTTCTGCCGAGATTTAggcaactactattaggtatgtggtatccataaccctgacaggctcggtctgaccggttgtgGCTCTGGCGGCTCTGTATCGCCACCAAAATCAGACCAGAGCAACAGACCagtggggccggtcagaccggccataccacgccggtcagaccggctaacagCCCCAGTCAGACCGAcctaaggcccacggtcagaccgcaggtcacttttcagcACAACCAACCGTTAGTAAAACggcgatatctcttgactcggatctcggaatttggcgttcttggactctatggaaagcttattcaaagggATATCCAACCCTTGAACAATCCATTCAAGAAACGCAAATTTTCTCAAGGAGaaagggctcacactccaaaggatacACCACCGGACATAACCACATGAGGCTACCCAAACCTATAGGATGTGCCTACTTCTCTGTTTGTTTGGGACTTGATAAAACTCACcacacttggctagacaagcCTACAAAATGCACCTATATGCATATtaactaatatggcacaagatcatccacatgctcgcttcatagacccctcttgatagtacggtgcctatctagcaaatccggtctacaccaaacaccaagaccgagaaaagactaagaaaacattcttagtTCTATTATACTtttgccttgcgccatccaATTTGGGGTCAATGCTTGAGCCAAGATCAACACTCGTGACCATTTGCTTGAACCATGTTTATCCAAAGATCTTGACCATCCTTTGTCAAGACTTTCTTCTCATCACGATCTTGACTTCACTATTGTCAACATGGCGATGTCCTTGTCTTGGTGACCATCAACCCATGTTGTCATCCATTAGCCTCATTACGGTGgaacctattccttttcacatctcaaaggagaacattagtctcaacaaatcggttgtcctccttcacttgatgaccaaccggttgcatatgaaagatatggatatgtttgttgagtattcattTACACCTCAAGAGTCATATACCTgtatgcaagctcaagtgcaaagatccgatataaatattttattgggAAAATTGTAATcgtgccattataattttacaaaaatttgagatatgccatcctaacccacatgtcatttactcacgtgggtcctacatgtcattgagataccgatggcatatctcaaactttgaaaaattataatggcatggttccaaattacgctatgaataataggtgaacaacatggatctagaacatgcacaataaatatataggatttgctccccctaagtatatgcatacaaataaatatacaagagagacaagtgtatgcataagtaaagaagaaccaatgggggtttatcctataTACATAGAGAAGGCATATATAGTAATGATGTGGaccaatataaaatatataccttcatgatctccCTGTTCTTAATGTAAATTAGACTAAATAAGATATGACTcgagtaaacattagtctcacacttatataacGATAACATGAAAATCATACATATAAACCTATCAAAAaggagataagaagtggtacatatcgttttatctctatgcatttcatccttgtcatgattaaggtccatcaccAAAGAATGCATATCTACCACATCTCATCATCGGGAAATAACCTAGTCAACAACTTATGaaaaagagaggttaatcccataaatatcgatttatcatctatcaccaaagcaacaattacacaaattgtttaatccaagatctttcaatcttttctctcttttgtgatagataataacccgatataaacaacacaaagagatgagatgaaagatAATTTCAAATCAAGCTAGAGATCTTATaatgaacaaaatatagaataagctccccctcaagatgtgcatacatatggatatgaaggaatgcatatgcacataatcaatcaagatcaatgagggagctcacactatattttggatccacaagagagaccaagttagaatatgtgaagtttaatacatacctctcatcatttttactttcatatccaaataagactagtcaaagaaaggctcataaaaacgttagtctcacataattagatttgtcattaatcaccgaaaccaaattaaggcacttgaacttacaCACGCCGAGGTCGGCGTCGGAGGCAATGTCGTCCGTCCCGAGGACGATCTCCGACTGCGCACGTCGgtgcctcgccgcccgccgcggcggcgagtccGGCATCGTGGCTACGTCGCACGACAACAGCGACGACGACTCCACGACGAAGGTGGCCAGTTCCATGTGGGGACGGAAGATCAGCCGCCGGGAAGGGTAATGCGGGAGTGGAGGTgtgcgggggcggaggcggaggacgaGGGGAGGCGGGGCTAGCGGCGGATGGTGCGGGGAGACACGAGGaacggagaggagaggagaggaagacaTGCTCTCGTTGAGCTTTGACCATCGTTGCCACTACTGCTTTagctcccgccggccgccaccagtcttgcccccgctcgccgccgctccagcccgtGCTCCCCGCGGCCGGCTgaaggggagagaagagaaagagaaagaaagagagaagggaggaaaaggggatgaagaagaaagagagagatgatgacaagtgggtcccacattttttatgtgtgtgaatgacaaacgggtctcacatatatgtttttaatttaaatGCTACCTAAGCACCACGTCAACCCCACAGACTAGGTACCACGTCAACCCCACAGACTAGGTCAACACCATcatgtcagcgaaaccgccctccaaaacatCAAGGaagtcaaattacaccggtttcaatagttcgggggtcgagacatccggttttacggtttaaggtcatggattagattcgggtcattTTTAAGGGAGTAGGAGTGGACTTATTCCCCAGCAATTTGGAGGATAGAAAACAGCATATCTAAATGCACAACACAACCATTCCATTCATGTCCTCTTGACCAGCAACATTTGTtcaatctcaaaaaaaaaaaaagaaatagtacTACCTAAACAATATATCTTCAGTTCACCTGCCCTTAGCGGGGCTTCGGTTGGCTTTGTCTGTAAGAGCTTGTTCACTGCTGTAATCGCTGCTAGTGTTTCTCTGACTCCGCGGCGCCCTTCGTGATCGTGGCCCGATGGACTCACCGGATTCCATGATGGAACTGTATGTATCTTCTGCGTACGTTATCCTAAATATAGAGTTTAGATCTTCTCCGTGCGTTTCTCCTTGCAAGTGCTTCAGGATCTGATAGGAGGAAAGAAACTTCTTTTCACATTTATGTGTCACACATCAAATATTGTTCTCTGGTTATGTGGTTATTGTTCTATTTTATTCAGGAAATAAGGCACATGTGATTCTACGACTATTTCTACTGAACATTTAGCAGTTTCAGCGTTTCACCATTTTCAGGGAAGGACTGAATTATACTCAGGGAGTAGTGATTAGGAAGCGAACCTGAACCATGGATGGACGCAGATGTGCTGATTGgcgcacggcagcggcggcacacTCGATCATTCGCATCATTATGTTTTCATCATAATCATCTCCAATATCTGGATCAACAAGGATATCAAAGTTGCCTTCCTCCGTAGCTTCGGAAAGCAAGGGTTTCGCCTGAAGAAGTATATTCAGAGGAAATGTTTTGTCAGGCTAAACATCAAAATTCCTCTCAAAACTACATTTATTGGAGTGAAGGAAATGTCTTAGATGTTAAGGCATTAATTTATCAAGAAGTTTGTTGTTAGAAACTGACCCAAGCAACTAACGTGCTATCCATGTAAGACTCAGATGACTGAACCGGCAGCCTTCCAGTTATCAGTTCCAAGAGGACGACACCAAAAGCAAAGACATCGGCTTTGTCAGTAAGTTTCCCGCTAGACAAAAACTCTGGAGCTATGTACCTGCAGAAAAGAGGATGTGCTAGCTATGAATATAATGAATATGGTAACACTTATCCTATAGATATTCATGTCCATAAATAAGAGGGAATGCTGAAGAAAAACTGACCCAAATGTGCCCATTATTCTTGTGGAAACGTGAGTGTGGTTTCCTGGTTGATACTTTGCTAGACCAAAATCTGCAACCTGCAAAGGATCAAAACATACTGAGTATAGTACTGTGCAATGGCATATTGTTTGCAATTCAAACTCGTCCTGTAAAAACCAGATCTTCTTGAAACGTTGAACAATATGTGCAGAGAGAGTACCTTGGGCTCAAAATCATGATCCAGCAGAATATTGGATGCCTTGACATCACGATGTATAATTTTAGGAGAACCTGAATAGTAAATGAAATTTCTCGTATTGTATCACAGTTCAGCACTAAATATTAAATCGAATATAACACGAAATGGATGTGTAGAGCAGAACTAACAGTCATCGTGTAGATAGGCCAAACCCCTTGCAGACCCCACAGCGATTTTCCATCTTTGCTGCCAATCCAGAGGTGGCCCCTTGTTCCCTGCATATAAAGTTCAACATCAACATGATCACATATAAAGTTCAACATCAACATGATCAGAGTAAAAACCAAGACCAAAAAACATTGACTAAACAGTTAGCATGCATttgacagaagaaaaaaaatatgtaacatacattttttccattttaaaTGTAGACATAGGTTTACCGTGTAAATGCGTGTCGAGCGTCTTGTTGGGGACAAACTCGTAAACCAGCAGCCTCTCGTTGCCGGAGATGCAGAACCCCACGAGCGAGACGAGGTTCCTGTGGTGCACGCGAGTGATGATCTCCACCTCGGCGCGGAACTCGCGGTCGCCCTGCTTGCTCTCCGTCTTGAGCTTCTTGATCGCCACCTCGGTGCCATCCTGCAGCGTCCCCCTGTACACGCACCCGAAGCCGCCCTGCCCGATGACGTTGTCGGGAGAGAACCCGTCCGTCGCGGCGGCCAGCTGGTCGTACGAGAGCGAGCCGCCGGTGGGCAGCTCGGTGAGGATGTCGATGGAGTGCGGGCGCTCGGAGCCGGCGTCGGAGAACGTGCCGCTGGTctgcggcggcgtcgggtgCTGGTGCTGAATGAAGTAGTGGTCCGACGGCGGTTGCTGCGCAACGAATGGCTGCGGCGGAAGGTCACCTGCAAGAACCAAGTGCGCGCGGTGAAtatctccgacgacgacgacgacatggccgTACACGTTGGCGAACGTGACAAAATGTGCGCACCTTTGTAGTAGGGGTTGGGGTTGTATATTGGCGGTGGTAGCGGAAAAGGCtgggcctgccgccgccgcctgcgctgCCGCCGGCATCGACGGATCCAAAGCGTGAGCACGCACAGAGCCAAAACCGccccgacgacgccggccgccaCTATGATCCAGACCACCGCCGTAGAGCTCAAGCCCGAGCTCGAGTCCTTCTGCGGTGCCGCGGGCGCCGGGTCGGAAGGCGGGGCCGTGAGCTGGGCCAAGGCACGGCGGACTCTCTGCCCGTCGTCGGAGGGCGTGACAGGTCCACCGGTGGTCAGGAGAGCCTTGGCGCGGCCGACCACGTCGCCAGCGACGGCGTAGAGCTTCGCGAAGGCCGACGGCTCTTCGGGAGGCACGTActgaggcggcgtcggcggtggcggcgggggcacgaacgccgccggccgcgccctctcggcCGGCTTGGAATACCAGAAGCGCGCCCACATTTCAGCTACTGCATGTGCACAACAGCACAAGCATAACCCGGCACGCGCGAAACGGAGGCTTTTATAAGCTTCGGCCTCGCTGGGCTGGCTTTGCTGTTGTCTCGGCCTGGTTCTTAACCATGCGGCGCCTCGTGCCCCTGTTTCCGCGCGAAACAGAGTGCAAACGAGCTGCGCGCAAAAGCGAGATAGCCCACACGGTTTTGGACCTCGCCGCGGCAGAATTCCACTGGAGGCATCCACCGGTATGTAGTGTTGGTAACAATAACAGCAATTCGTGGCAAATCGGTGGATCGGACGGCTGGAGACAGCAGCAAGGACCGGACTTGTTTTTGTCCTTGTTTTATGTGCTGGGCAGTAAGGGTGTACTATAACTGTATACGAGAATGAGCAGTTGTCGCTATCCAAAACAATGAGTTGGCGGTCAAATTTTTTAAGGTATTGAACGTGTAATGAGTAATCTGGTCACTCAATCGTGTGATGGTGAAAGTGCTAACGGGTCAAATTCAGTGATGGATGTCAGGGTTAAAATTCCATAAAATAACTAGATGGGCATTGTCATCTCTGCGAGTACTGCGAATTGATCAGATACAGGCATCCGTAGAAGCATGTGTTTATACGTTGTTCGATTGTTCGTGATATTCTTTGCAGTAGCCTATCGTTTTTGCAATATAATGGCTGAAGCAAAATTCCAGTAGGTAAAAACGAGGGGAAAATATGTGGGCCTTGAATTAGAGAAAGCCACCAAACTAGTCCTACTCAACTAAAGCGATCCAACCCGTCCATTCACCTTTTCTATCCTACGATCTAACATTCTCTTTCACCGTCAAAATAGTGACAGAATCAGTTGTATACAcaccagtaaaaaaaataattttccaaatGGTCGGATCGTATTTATGCATGTGGTTGAGCCGCTCGTCTGCCTAAAAATATTCATGAAAATCGCTATTTTTATGCGGGTGGTGCAACCGATTTTTCGTGTGTCTGCTTATATCGTCTGcacgtaaaaataaaaaacctaaaaaaattaaaattcctAAAATtcaaaaccctagctcccatCTGTGCCccccgctggcggcggcggcggcgcggatccgGCCGTCGTAGGGTCGGCGCCCGCGGATCCGGTCGTCGCGGGGTCGGTGAAGGCAGATCTACCCCCGCCCGCTGCCCAAGGTTGCCGAGTCGGCTACTGCTGTCTGAGGAAGCCGAGTCGCCCATCACTCCCGCTAAAGCACTCCACTACCACCGGTTGTTGCGGGGCCACGCGATCCCGCCACCGTCTGCCGCCAAGTGCTCAAGGTAGCCTTGCCGGCCACCACTCGCCGCCGACCAGTgagtgagaggagaggaggcgagaGATAATGAGGAGGAAAGAAGCTGAGAGAGAGATGGAAAGAAGATATGGATGAtgagtttaaaaattttaaagtgTTGAGAGGGAAAAGATGAGTTAAGTCAGACTCTTAGGCAAATCCTTAATAAACTTGTCTGCGAAAATAGGCTCATTTTTTTATGCAGATATGTTATTGTCCGTCTGctaaattgatttttgcatatGGACCTCTTAAGAAACCGATGTGAAAATGCAGGTCGATTTTTGCAAACGCAACCAATTACGTCCACCTATAACCTAAAAGGGGGTCTTGTCTAGAAAATTCGTTTCTCTATTTGTAACATATGTACTATCTTTTAAAGCTTCGGTTGGATGAACCTAAATCTTGgctatttcagaatttattaaTCACAAATTTAAGAATTATTAAACTAGAGTCCATTCTATTTCTAGTTACAGGATTTATTTAGGGTTTAACACAAACTCTCACGATGTGGTCACATCCACTAagttagtatagatatagatgtaACTTGAAAGgtgttgtttccttttgcaaaaaaaaaatatatatctccCATAAACTATTTTTCTTACGGTACTGTCATCTCATTGTTTCCTCTAAAAAGAGGTATTTCTTATTGGGTTAATTTCATCCATATATTCGTAATCGTGTcactaaaattttataaaattagaaacatgcCACTAACGTCACGCTTTCCATcccatctctctttttttccgtGTTCTTCCATCTTTCTCCCGTCTCCTCTCACTCTGTGTCGTCCCTCTCACTCACGACATGGAGGAGGTCACctccgacgccgcggcggcgaaggaggaggagacagggggccgccggccaccgccagccagccaccgcgcctcccaccgtcgccgccactgcTCGCCCGCCTCAGCTCCGCCGCCAGCCACAACtccacccgccgccaccgctcgcccgCCCCAGCTCCCACCGTCGCacgcgccacgccgtcgccaaaTCCGCGGGGGAggaaggcggtggaggaggaggtggagccgccgcccgctcccggttgcctcctcgtcggcggcggcgctgcatgAGGTCGTTGAGCCGGCAaagcctgccgccgccgccgctcgtccaccgccgccactgcttgcccgccgccaccactcgcCTGCCCCAGCTCTGCCGCCAGCCGCCGTGCCTCCCACCGTCGCACGCGCCACATCCGTGGGGAAGGaacgcggtggaggaggaggaggaggagccgccgcccgctccctgTTGCCACCTCGTCGGCGGCAGCGCCACACGAGGTCGTTGAGCCGGCAAAGCCCCGCCTGGTCCTTGAGCGCCTCCTCCGCGCAGACCGCGCTCATGCTCGCCATCACCACGAATGACGACGCCTTCTTGCTCAGCGACGAGCTCATCTTCACCTAACTTGGTCTTTGATGGATGATTCCTCGCAAGCAGATGCTGTGTTTCTTGGAGCTAGCAGATCCTGGACTTCGTGACGCAGTGGCTCGTCGGGGTCTCGCCGGCAATGCCGTGCCCGCCATCCACGACGACCACAACGTCGTCACCGAGCGCGTGGCCTCACGTTGTCACGGAGAGAGAATAGGGAAGATAGAAAGAGTGATCGAGTGGTATGGTTTCAAGTTTAGAAATTTACagtgaatagtagtggtataTTTTGATTTTCCATATTTACAGTGGCATGGATCATATTAATCCTTTCTTATTAATTGTTACATGTGTTACCTATACGTTGTCATTTTACCTAACAAGTACAATGACTTTATGAGATCAGACCCATATACCATTGCATATAAGGGCAATGAACAGTACCCACAATAATATCCCACTGCTGGAGATAACCGTGCTACGGCCAATGACTTCTCAATGTTAGCATCAACCCATCAAGGGAAATAACAATTAATAGTATAGGTGTGTTCTCAGTTGCAGTCGTATTCAATATTTTCGTTTCTTTTATTTGTATATCATATAAGATCAcctttgtcggtgacatgggaccgggagtatcatgactagaggcttgaggcagacacaatcgcccacgtggcatGGCTCCGTCAgggggcgtcgggcccgagggtgatgtgttcgccctcctctttaccgggagtatcatgacttagagacttgaggcagacacgatcacccacgtggcctaactccctcgggggggggggggggtcgggcccgagggtgatacggccgcccttctctttgtctccccaaggggtcgggccgctcccgtctcggccccgagggccgaagcgccccgaccccttgtgggttttgcgccacgtatatggggtaggtgagcatggaggggctcacctaaccacatttattgcagttttgacgagcgcgtcacgccgcatgtatcGCAATACAgcacgctcgtttatccggtctgtgaccagtcacagaccggtcagatcatgggttaggtggcgacaggcggtctgacgcacgcctcgccccatcccgtcaggacgagagcctccaagcactcgtccctagctggagccggcgtgttagctcctggagatggcacgttggttccggtcagatatatgccaggcttcatcctaaccattacaggcaagatattgtatgaagaagggcgaacatgcagattgttaagctgacacgtggtggacaagaatgaccgacgtgactggtctgactccggtcatgtcgtcagcagacagccacgattccacgtcgcatctgctcccggcgaaagtggaggtagttatgggccgtcccatcagaaggtgactcggacggcaactatacaaatctccgtccatttatgaaaaggtagggGAGGTCCCCAGAAAAAAGagggaaatggtgcatgtggtatccccttaagatataaaaggaggaccttgcccactgagataGGGAGAGGAGATTCTTTTTGGACTTTTCCAGAGAGAGAGCTTTTTCTTGGACTGGACCTTTCCAGATtaggaacccagaacaagggagaggctggctgatactttgtagctctttcatacacagatctcccaaaacacaggagtagggtattacgcttctcagcggcccgaacctgtatacatcgccggtgtcttctgtgcttcctgtctcgcgaacct
Coding sequences:
- the LOC4332378 gene encoding proline-rich receptor-like protein kinase PERK1; the encoded protein is MWARFWYSKPAERARPAAFVPPPPPPTPPQYVPPEEPSAFAKLYAVAGDVVGRAKALLTTGGPVTPSDDGQRVRRALAQLTAPPSDPAPAAPQKDSSSGLSSTAVVWIIVAAGVVGAVLALCVLTLWIRRCRRQRRRRRQAQPFPLPPPIYNPNPYYKGDLPPQPFVAQQPPSDHYFIQHQHPTPPQTSGTFSDAGSERPHSIDILTELPTGGSLSYDQLAAATDGFSPDNVIGQGGFGCVYRGTLQDGTEVAIKKLKTESKQGDREFRAEVEIITRVHHRNLVSLVGFCISGNERLLVYEFVPNKTLDTHLHGNKGPPLDWQQRWKIAVGSARGLAYLHDDCSPKIIHRDVKASNILLDHDFEPKVADFGLAKYQPGNHTHVSTRIMGTFGYIAPEFLSSGKLTDKADVFAFGVVLLELITGRLPVQSSESYMDSTLVAWAKPLLSEATEEGNFDILVDPDIGDDYDENIMMRMIECAAAAVRQSAHLRPSMVQILKHLQGETHGEDLNSIFRITYAEDTYSSIMESGESIGPRSRRAPRSQRNTSSDYSSEQALTDKANRSPAKGR
- the LOC9266276 gene encoding lysine-rich arabinogalactan protein 19, translated to MEEVTSDAAAAKEEETGGRRPPPASHRASHRRRHCSPASAPPPATTPPAATARPPQLPPSHAPRRRQIRGGGRRWRRRWSRRPLPVASSSAAALHEVVEPAKPAAAAARPPPPLLARRHHSPAPALPPAAVPPTVARATSVGKERGGGGGGGAAARSLLPPRRRQRHTRSLSRQSPAWSLSASSAQTALMLAITTNDDAFLLSDELIFT